From Anopheles funestus chromosome 3RL, idAnoFuneDA-416_04, whole genome shotgun sequence, a single genomic window includes:
- the LOC125768922 gene encoding uncharacterized protein LOC125768922, which yields MILCFSYKMKAHRLKKGSREGVSVQCSHSESDLCGVKSVIKIITMKQLLYIPCLLLALQTAAAVEEHLEEAEASSEHEQVVPQIAQDYEHHEPHDYYAYPKYKFEYGVKDPHTGDQKSHWEERDGDVVKGVYSLYEPDGSERVVVYRADKLHGFEAHVKHITHGGHVQSYGQEHAYLGEVHGEHGYSYSNQHLE from the exons taTAAAATGAAAGCTCACCGTTTGAAGAAAGGCAGTCGTGAAGGTGTGTCAGTTCAGTGCAGCCACAGCGAAAGTGATTTGTGTGGTGTTAAAagtgttataaaaataatcaccaTGAAGCAA CTTTTGTACATTCCCTGTCTGCTCCTAGCGCTTCAAACGGCAGCTGCTGTGGAAGAACACCTAGAAGAGGCGGAAGCGTCCAGTGAACATGAGCAGGTCGTACCACAGATTGCACAGGATTATGAGCACCATGAGCCGCACGATTATTACGCTTACCCGAAGTACAAATTCGAGTACGGCGTTAAGGATCCGCACACTGGCGACCAAAAAAGCCACTGGGAGGAACGCGATGGCGATGTTGTGAAGGGTGTCTACTCGCTGTACGAACCGGACGGATCGGAGCGGGTGGTGGTGTATCGGGCCGACAAACTGCATGGATTCGAGGCGCACGTCAAGCACATCACCCACGGTGGCCACGTGCAGTCGTACGGCCAGGAGCACGCCTATCTCGGGGAGGTTCACGGTGAGCATGGCTACAGCTACAGCAATCAACACCTGGAGTAA